From a single Streptomyces sp. NBC_00377 genomic region:
- a CDS encoding HAD family hydrolase, whose amino-acid sequence MTDSVIAVLDIHGTPSDSSHQHALARYRALSVGGAHWLWQPYRPTGTGRDQVPTAIEGEDLDCRVGGQTREQPSRGTGAPLGEGTSVPGARHPLVTAEDRGHRPAPAGSGRQRPMDVFLDRPDPPCIAGCRTTSAGAGAEASKPARDLPRTARTLGAPSEVPRVMVVASLGDVEAAKRAGMPAIVVPSAGPGEDEQRKAGAVATRDTPGGLAAAPQDTPLA is encoded by the coding sequence GTGACCGACTCCGTCATCGCCGTCCTTGACATCCATGGGACGCCCAGCGACTCCAGCCATCAGCACGCACTCGCCAGGTACCGGGCCCTGTCGGTGGGTGGGGCCCACTGGCTGTGGCAGCCGTACCGGCCGACCGGTACGGGCCGGGACCAGGTGCCCACCGCCATCGAAGGCGAGGACCTGGACTGCCGGGTGGGCGGGCAGACCCGGGAGCAGCCGAGCCGGGGGACCGGCGCGCCGCTGGGGGAGGGGACGTCGGTGCCCGGGGCTCGTCATCCGCTGGTGACCGCCGAGGACCGCGGCCACCGCCCGGCGCCGGCCGGCTCTGGACGGCAGCGCCCCATGGACGTCTTCCTGGACCGACCTGACCCCCCTTGCATAGCCGGCTGCCGGACCACCAGCGCCGGCGCCGGCGCCGAGGCATCCAAACCGGCACGTGACCTGCCGCGGACAGCCAGGACGCTGGGCGCGCCGTCCGAGGTGCCGAGGGTGATGGTCGTCGCCTCGCTTGGGGACGTCGAGGCGGCGAAAAGAGCCGGGATGCCCGCGATCGTCGTCCCGTCCGCTGGTCCCGGGGAGGACGAGCAGCGTAAGGCCGGCGCCGTCGCCACCCGCGACACCCCTGGCGGCCTCGCCGCGGCCCCGCAGGACACCCCACTCGCCTGA